The Tripterygium wilfordii isolate XIE 37 chromosome 4, ASM1340144v1, whole genome shotgun sequence genome has a window encoding:
- the LOC119997361 gene encoding enoyl-[acyl-carrier-protein] reductase [NADH], chloroplastic-like, with protein MAATTASGVQMAAARPCISSSHRVSKASAAIFAVNSKGPSWAKKLTSASHISSVQPFQRNYRSCSIKFNKFVTKAMSDSTENKPASGLPIDLRGKRAFIAGVADDNGYGWAIAKSLAAAGAEILLGTWVPALNIFESSLRRGKFDESRVLPDGSLMEITKVYPLDAVYDCPEDVPEDVKANKRYAGSTKWTVKEVAESVKQDFGSIDILVHSLANGPEVTKPLLETSRKGYLAAISASSYSYVSLLQHFAPIMNPGGSSISLTYIASERIIPGYGGGMSSAKAALESDTKVLAFEAGRKHRIRVNTISAGPLRSRAAKAIGFIDMMIDYSSVNAPLQKELSADEVGNTAAFLASPLASAITGGVIYVDNGLNAMGVGVDSPIFKDLDIPTDKH; from the exons atggCGGCAACAACTGCCTCTGGCGTGCAAATGGCAGCAGCTAGGCCTTGCATTTCATCCTCTCACAGAGTTTCCAAGGCGAGCGCTGCTATTTTTGCTGTGAATTCTAAGGGGCCATCATGGGCTAAGAAGCTCACGAGTGCTTCTCATATATCATCTGTACAACCTTTTCAACGAAATTATAGATCATGTTCTATTAAGTTCAATAAGTTTGTCACGAAGGCAATGTCTGACTCCACTGAGAACAAGCCAGCCTCTGGGCTACCAATCGATCTGAGAG GTAAGAGAGCATTTATTGCTGGTGTTGCTGATGATAATGGATATGGTTGGGCAATAGCCAAATCCCTTGCTGCTGCAGGAGCTGAAATTCTTTTGGGAACATGGGTGCCT GctttaaatatttttgaaagTAGCTTGCGTCGAGGAAAGTTTGACGAATCACGCGT gtTGCCTGATGGTTCTTTGATGGAGATCACCAAAGTATATCCTCTAGATGCCGTGTATGACTGCCCTGAGGATGTGCCTGAAGAT GTGAAAGCAAATAAGCGCTATGCTGGATCCACTAAATGGACTGTCAAG GAAGTTGCCGAATCTGTGAAACAGGACTTTGGCAGCATTGACATCCTTGTGCATTCGCTTGCCAATGGACCAGAG GTGACCAAACCTCTATTGGAGACATCCAGGAAAGGATATCTTGCTGCTATATCAGCATCTAGTTACTCCTACGTTTCCTTACTCCAGCATTTTGCTCCAATAATGAACCCAG GTGGTTCTTCAATTTCACTCACATACATTGCTTCTGAGAGGATTATACCTGG ATATGGTGGAGGAATGAGCTCTGCAAAAGCTGCACTTGAGAGTGACACAAAA GTGCTTGCTTTTGAGGCGGGAAGGAAACACAGAATCAGAGTCAACACTATATCAGCTG GGCCGCTAAGAAGCCGTGCTGCAAAAGCAATTGGATTTATTGATATGATGATCGACTATTCATCTGTGAATGCGCCCCTGCAAAAAGAGTTATCTGCAG ATGAGGTGGGAAACACAGCTGCCTTCTTGGCGTCACCCCTGGCCTCTGCCATTACCGGTGGTGTTATATATGTCGACAACGGTCTGAACGCAATGGGTGTTGGAGTCGACAGTCCAATATTTAAGGACCTAGACATTCCAACTGACAAGCACTAA